In the genome of Erpetoichthys calabaricus chromosome 13, fErpCal1.3, whole genome shotgun sequence, the window CGCAGCGCGTCCACGTTGTTTATGCCCACGAAGCACACTCCGCTGAGCACGTCCCCATCGACTTGCCCCACTGCCAGGATGGTGATAGTCTTGATAGCTGGCACTGCCCACGCCGCTAAATGAAAGTACTGGGAGTTGGCTTCGATGGCTTCGTGCCCCCATTTCATGCCAGCCGCCAAGAACCAAGTCAAAGCCAAAATAACCCACCATATGGAACTGGCCATACTGAAGAAGTACAGCATCATGAAGAGGATGGTGCAGCCTTCCTTTTTGGTGCCCTGCACCACTGTCCTGTAACCCTCGTCCGCGAACTTCTCGTTACAAACCACTCTGTCCTCCAGCAGAAAGCCGGCGATGTAGGCGATGGCCACCATCGTGTAGCAGCCAGACAGGAAGATTATGGGGCGCTCGGGGTAGCTGAAGCGCTTCATGTCCACCAGGTAAGTGAGCACGGTAAAAAGGGTGGACGCACAGCACAGTACGGACCAAATCCCAATCCAAATGCGGGCGAATTTCAGCTCGTCCTGGCTGAAGTACATCATCCCGTTGGATCGCAAAGACTCGCAGGGAGCCCCGCAGTCCTTTTGTCCCAAGAAGTGGTAGTTCATGTAGGTGGGCACCTTCAGGGCTCGGGGGCAAATGAATTGTCCATTGGAGCCCTTGGGGCTCATGGTTCCTTCGGGAGCAGAGGGGGTTGGGTACAGCGTGGGCCCGTCCGACTTGTTCTGCCCCACGCACAGCTCGCCGGCTCCGTGCACAGGGAACGCTTCGCATGCCAGGGTGTCGGGCCACTGAAAGCCGAACTTGTTCATGAGCGCCTCGCAGCCCTGCCGCGCCCGCTCGCACAGTGACCGGCAAGGGGGTAGCGCCTGCTCCAGTACTGTGCACACCGGTGCGTACATAGAACACAGGAAAAACTTGAGATCGGGCGAGCATTGAACTTTCACCAGCGGGTAGAACTGGTGCACCTCCAACCCAGCGTCCTCCTGGTTCGTGTGGCCCAGTAAATTAGGCATAATGGTCTCGTTGTAAGCGATATCCGTGCAAAGAGGTATAGAAATTGGCTGACAAAATCCGTGCTCCGGGATTGAAATACCTCGTTCGCTGTTATACTGTCCGCAAGcgccccaaagtccccaaaacaAGATATACACTAGCGGCCAGAGCATTCGCGTCAGTCTTGGAAAATCCAGCATAGGGTAACTGCGCCCAGCCATACTTTTGCGAGTCTTTCAAAACTAGTTTCTTTGCTTTCTTCTCCCCGACTCTTTCCTTCTCTTCCAGATTTCTCGTATTTGTGCTGAGGTAAACTTTAGCGATCACAACAGCCGCACATCTGGCCACTCTGATACCCACGTCCTCTCCTCTCCCCGATGATTTCTAGGTGAAACGAGAATTTAAACAGATGCAGACGCGATACAACACCCCGCAGTTTCTCTCTCACTCCGACCATTTGTGTCAATCCCTCAGCTCTGCTCAGACCAGTTTCCAGGCGCCCCACAGTCTACTCTTCATATGGAATAGAGGGAGTGGCCTTGAAACAGATGGCAAATTTTAGGGATCGTCTGCAATTTTCACGTTTCGGGTTAACTGGTGTAGGTTATTGTGAGTTACAGACACCGAAtctattaaaaatgaatacattgtagaaaaagaagaaagacatTAGCATTTCTTAAAAAAGGTAAATAATTCTTTCACTTTTTACTCCTACATTTGCAAAGCAGTTCCATGATCCCTGAGATAGGAAGCATATTTGTAAAATTGGCACAAAGCTCTCATGAACTTGCGCTACACTTGATGATTATGTGAAAAGTTTACAGTTACTGCTTTAGGTCTCTATGTGTTGGGCAACTGTCAGCGTGCACTAATACTTTAGAATACAGTACAGTCGGCACGTACTTAGCAGGCTCTGACAAATTAGCGACCATAATGCTTTTACATATCTCACAAATTACATACATTTTCCGTGTTCGTCTTTGGATTCAGTCTTGACCAGGGTATACATTTCTTCCTTGCAGGAATCGCT includes:
- the LOC114663399 gene encoding frizzled-1-like; the encoded protein is MAGRSYPMLDFPRLTRMLWPLVYILFWGLWGACGQYNSERGISIPEHGFCQPISIPLCTDIAYNETIMPNLLGHTNQEDAGLEVHQFYPLVKVQCSPDLKFFLCSMYAPVCTVLEQALPPCRSLCERARQGCEALMNKFGFQWPDTLACEAFPVHGAGELCVGQNKSDGPTLYPTPSAPEGTMSPKGSNGQFICPRALKVPTYMNYHFLGQKDCGAPCESLRSNGMMYFSQDELKFARIWIGIWSVLCCASTLFTVLTYLVDMKRFSYPERPIIFLSGCYTMVAIAYIAGFLLEDRVVCNEKFADEGYRTVVQGTKKEGCTILFMMLYFFSMASSIWWVILALTWFLAAGMKWGHEAIEANSQYFHLAAWAVPAIKTITILAVGQVDGDVLSGVCFVGINNVDALRGFVLAPLFVYLFIGTSFLLAGFVSLFRIRTIMKHDGTKTEKLEKLMVRIGIFSVLYTVPATIVIACYFYEQAFREQWEKSWVSHSCKTYAIPCPSSTHPHMTPDFTVFMIKYLMTLIVGITSGFWIWSGKTLNSWRKFYTRLANGKQGETTV